In Methanosarcina siciliae T4/M, one genomic interval encodes:
- a CDS encoding PaaI family thioesterase: MGSDITDNSGVTIMEDLIRFFKKDKFAAHSGIELLEAAPGYAKATLEIEEKHLNALKAVQGGAIFTLADLAFAAASNAYGIAAVGINSNISFVKAATKGTLTAEAKETSINPKIATYTVNITDDAGDLVAIFQGMVYRKKFTIDFSDI; encoded by the coding sequence ATGGGAAGTGATATTACTGACAATTCCGGAGTCACTATTATGGAAGACCTCATACGTTTTTTTAAAAAAGATAAATTTGCTGCACATTCAGGAATAGAACTGCTGGAAGCTGCTCCAGGCTATGCAAAAGCCACGCTGGAGATCGAAGAAAAACATCTTAATGCTCTAAAGGCAGTGCAGGGAGGCGCAATATTTACCCTTGCAGACCTTGCTTTTGCCGCAGCTTCAAATGCATACGGGATTGCTGCAGTTGGGATCAATTCAAACATCTCTTTTGTAAAAGCTGCAACAAAAGGAACTCTCACAGCCGAAGCAAAGGAAACTTCAATAAACCCTAAAATCGCCACATATACCGTAAATATCACGGATGACGCAGGAGATCTCGTGGCAATATTCCAGGGAATGGTTTACAGGAAAAAATTTACAATTGATTTTTCGGATATTTGA
- a CDS encoding alpha/beta hydrolase: MDGRKRSELGVELLETNILGIKKETGDGFKTVMIETGRGRVECRYYAAEGASKAVIMVGGKGVGFDTPADGLYPRLCVDLLDCGISSLRVRFRYPADLAEATMDVLVGIEFLKGEGISGFGLIGHSFGGAVVIQAAHNESAVKTIVILSTQSLGISPISNLAEGVSALLIHGDKDETLLSGSSVYAYFLAHEPKKLTIYEGVGHDLAEVSDEVYKEVKSWIEDYLK; the protein is encoded by the coding sequence ATGGATGGGAGGAAGAGATCTGAACTCGGGGTTGAATTGCTGGAAACCAATATATTGGGCATTAAAAAAGAAACCGGAGACGGATTTAAAACCGTTATGATCGAAACAGGTCGTGGAAGGGTTGAGTGCCGTTACTATGCGGCAGAAGGAGCGAGTAAAGCGGTGATTATGGTCGGAGGCAAGGGAGTGGGTTTTGACACTCCTGCAGATGGTCTTTATCCCCGTCTGTGTGTGGATTTGCTGGATTGCGGAATAAGTTCGCTAAGGGTCAGGTTCAGGTATCCTGCCGATCTGGCAGAAGCTACTATGGATGTGCTTGTAGGAATTGAGTTTTTAAAAGGTGAGGGTATTTCCGGGTTTGGGCTGATAGGGCATTCTTTTGGAGGCGCTGTGGTCATTCAGGCTGCGCATAACGAGAGCGCTGTAAAAACCATAGTCATCCTTTCCACTCAGAGTCTCGGAATTAGCCCTATCTCCAATCTTGCCGAAGGGGTTTCAGCACTTTTGATCCATGGGGATAAGGATGAAACACTGCTGTCAGGGAGTTCGGTATACGCATATTTCCTGGCTCATGAACCGAAGAAACTCACGATATACGAAGGGGTAGGGCATGATTTAGCAGAAGTATCAGATGAAGTGTATAAAGAAGTAAAGAGCTGGATTGAAGACTACTTAAAATGA
- a CDS encoding pyridoxamine 5'-phosphate oxidase family protein encodes MEDPLEFLRNIKSVAVATVDDGKPAVRMNDVMLVENEKLYFLTARGKPYYRQLKENPEIALVGMDKNYVMVRVRGRIEFVENIFLEKIFEANPILDEIYPGDTKHILEVFCLSSGVGEMYDLSGIPPKRERFAFGGAKVAESGYKITEKCTACGICKDLCPSGAISKGKIYKIDGSICLECGRCAENCPYDAIEPPSGI; translated from the coding sequence ATGGAAGATCCACTTGAGTTTTTAAGAAACATCAAATCCGTTGCTGTTGCAACTGTGGATGATGGAAAACCGGCAGTCAGGATGAACGATGTAATGCTGGTTGAGAATGAGAAACTCTATTTTCTCACGGCAAGGGGAAAACCCTATTACAGGCAGTTAAAGGAAAATCCGGAAATAGCACTTGTCGGCATGGATAAAAACTACGTTATGGTCAGGGTCAGAGGAAGGATAGAATTCGTTGAGAACATTTTTCTGGAAAAAATATTTGAGGCAAACCCGATTCTTGATGAAATATACCCGGGGGATACAAAACATATTCTGGAAGTATTTTGTTTATCCTCAGGGGTAGGAGAAATGTATGACTTATCCGGCATCCCCCCGAAACGTGAAAGATTCGCCTTCGGAGGAGCAAAAGTGGCAGAGTCGGGTTATAAAATTACAGAAAAGTGTACAGCCTGTGGGATATGTAAGGATTTATGCCCTTCAGGGGCTATCAGCAAAGGGAAAATCTATAAAATTGACGGGTCAATATGCCTGGAATGCGGGAGATGCGCAGAAAATTGCCCTTACGACGCAATTGAACCCCCATCGGGAATTTAA
- a CDS encoding DUF3267 domain-containing protein, with translation MPKTNPERQSELIASDWIQLREPQNIVGIGLLMVPIMALSALSTVKIFNIFTAFSLADFGITAQGLSATISLKGFAGLMGLLLSHELLHLIFIPNFISSEKTYLGITYSGGYVYSEESLSKPRYILITIAPFLIISAALPFILGFLSLLTPMTKILILLNSMGSCMDMMNLGFVLSQVPAAAYITCNGTETYWKRKE, from the coding sequence ATGCCGAAAACAAATCCCGAAAGGCAATCGGAATTAATAGCCAGTGATTGGATACAGCTGCGTGAACCTCAAAATATCGTAGGCATCGGATTGTTAATGGTTCCCATTATGGCCTTAAGCGCCCTTTCAACCGTAAAAATATTCAATATATTTACAGCCTTTTCCCTCGCCGACTTCGGAATAACCGCACAGGGGTTGTCCGCAACCATAAGCCTGAAAGGCTTTGCAGGTCTTATGGGGCTGCTGCTAAGTCATGAACTCCTGCACCTTATCTTCATTCCCAACTTTATAAGTTCGGAGAAAACATATTTGGGAATTACTTACTCCGGAGGATATGTTTACTCGGAAGAAAGCCTGTCAAAGCCGAGGTACATTCTCATAACGATAGCACCTTTTCTAATTATTTCAGCAGCCCTGCCCTTTATCCTGGGGTTTCTGAGCCTGCTGACCCCAATGACAAAAATCCTGATTTTGTTAAACTCCATGGGTTCCTGCATGGATATGATGAACCTGGGATTTGTCCTCAGCCAGGTCCCTGCAGCTGCATACATAACCTGCAACGGGACAGAGACCTACTGGAAAAGGAAGGAGTAA
- a CDS encoding GNAT family N-acetyltransferase: MKYYMVPMSPEDRETVIDIFNHYIENSFAAYPEKKVPYEFFEFFLRNTAGYPTVAAKDENKNLLGFGMLHPHSPMPTLAGTAEITYFIRPEFTGKGIGAAMLGYLLEGAGEKGLHCILANISSLNDGSIRFHLNHGFEECGRFREVGKKKGKLFDTVWMQKLL, from the coding sequence ATGAAATATTACATGGTTCCTATGTCCCCCGAAGACCGTGAAACTGTAATCGATATATTCAACCACTACATCGAAAACAGTTTTGCCGCTTACCCCGAAAAAAAAGTCCCCTACGAATTTTTTGAATTCTTCCTCCGGAATACAGCCGGATATCCCACTGTCGCCGCAAAGGATGAAAACAAAAATCTCCTGGGTTTCGGGATGCTTCACCCGCACTCCCCGATGCCCACCCTGGCAGGAACCGCTGAGATAACCTATTTCATAAGGCCCGAATTTACCGGGAAGGGAATTGGAGCTGCAATGCTCGGATATCTCCTTGAAGGAGCCGGGGAAAAAGGGCTTCACTGTATCCTTGCAAATATATCCTCCCTCAATGACGGAAGCATCCGTTTCCACCTGAATCACGGGTTTGAAGAGTGTGGGAGGTTCCGTGAGGTAGGAAAGAAGAAGGGAAAGCTCTTTGATACGGTTTGGATGCAAAAATTGCTTTAA
- a CDS encoding MarR family winged helix-turn-helix transcriptional regulator yields MNPDEKVTALLETGIRTLNKAYMLEKKPVDFGNGIFLYPSEFHIIEVVGKYPEKNLASIASHLGVTRGAISQMVRKLEKKGLVERARNPDNKKNIMLELTGFGKEAFEWHKALHESLETGIREELEQMSDTDIEKLLMVHRHFERMIERCMERYE; encoded by the coding sequence TTGAACCCGGACGAAAAGGTCACCGCCCTTCTTGAGACTGGAATCCGTACCCTGAACAAAGCATACATGCTTGAAAAAAAACCCGTGGATTTCGGAAACGGCATATTCCTCTACCCTTCAGAATTCCATATAATAGAAGTGGTCGGAAAATACCCGGAAAAGAACCTGGCGTCTATCGCTTCCCATCTCGGAGTGACCAGGGGGGCAATTTCCCAGATGGTGCGGAAACTCGAGAAAAAGGGGCTCGTAGAAAGGGCCAGGAACCCTGACAACAAAAAAAATATCATGCTTGAACTCACCGGTTTCGGAAAGGAAGCCTTTGAGTGGCACAAAGCCCTCCACGAGTCCCTTGAAACCGGAATCAGGGAAGAGCTTGAGCAGATGAGTGACACAGATATAGAAAAGCTGCTCATGGTCCACAGGCATTTTGAAAGAATGATTGAACGATGCATGGAACGGTACGAATGA
- a CDS encoding phosphotransferase: protein MKHGDSFRNWLIRMQGHRIKDLRCNVREFRVRPASHKVCRYEFEGEGFSVIAKFLEKPTGKIKKYDCKGAMLNEYYKLKRLEKVIDTPYPIAANRHFDCVLVTEYIPGKPFSWYLKNEKDLDEKLRAIAHLLGKLHRDTKSNYEKERDFTKIRKNLAHMPLHGSTRQRYEKKLEKWEKGPRLDRGHGCTTHNDATPANYLFYRGKIYAIDLELSTEHGYFAHDLGILSAEIFHHFARKGTASAAIPHIKGFLRNYSLDEKEYHRIKQVLPLYMSYGLLRVAWRSKDPGHRKYLISKALELLDRPAL, encoded by the coding sequence TTGAAGCATGGAGATTCTTTCAGGAACTGGCTGATCCGGATGCAGGGGCATAGGATAAAGGATTTAAGGTGCAATGTCAGGGAATTCAGGGTCAGGCCGGCATCCCACAAGGTCTGCAGATATGAGTTTGAAGGGGAAGGCTTTAGCGTTATTGCAAAATTCTTAGAAAAACCTACCGGAAAGATAAAAAAATACGATTGCAAGGGAGCCATGCTGAACGAGTATTACAAACTCAAAAGGCTTGAAAAAGTAATCGATACTCCCTATCCCATTGCAGCAAACAGGCATTTCGACTGCGTGCTCGTGACAGAATACATTCCCGGAAAGCCCTTTTCCTGGTACCTGAAAAACGAAAAGGACCTGGACGAGAAGTTAAGAGCCATAGCTCACCTGCTTGGCAAACTCCACAGGGACACGAAAAGCAATTACGAAAAAGAGAGGGATTTTACAAAGATCCGCAAAAATCTGGCCCATATGCCCCTGCACGGCTCTACCAGGCAGCGGTATGAAAAAAAGCTTGAAAAATGGGAAAAAGGCCCCCGCCTGGACAGGGGCCACGGCTGCACCACACATAACGATGCCACTCCGGCAAACTACCTTTTCTACAGGGGCAAAATATATGCAATTGACCTCGAACTCTCCACAGAGCACGGATATTTTGCCCATGACCTCGGGATATTGAGCGCCGAAATCTTCCACCATTTTGCACGAAAAGGTACCGCTTCTGCCGCTATTCCCCACATCAAAGGCTTCCTCCGAAACTACAGCCTGGACGAAAAGGAATACCACCGGATAAAGCAGGTCCTCCCCCTCTATATGAGCTACGGGCTACTGAGAGTGGCCTGGAGGAGCAAAGATCCCGGACACCGGAAATACCTTATAAGTAAAGCCCTCGAACTCCTGGACAGGCCTGCCCTGTAA
- a CDS encoding rhodanese-like domain-containing protein, whose protein sequence is MIVVLLFALRPDDRPSAPESPAEFETVSVEEAREMIEKDDVFILDVRTPAEFNSSHIEGATLIPVTNSGGSNLSPDQLLEARINEVPKDKKILVYCRTGHRSVTASKILVAAGYSDAYNMEGGITAWTGAGYPVVS, encoded by the coding sequence TTGATAGTAGTATTGCTTTTCGCCTTAAGACCTGATGACCGTCCTTCCGCACCTGAAAGTCCGGCCGAGTTTGAGACCGTGAGTGTTGAAGAAGCCAGGGAAATGATCGAAAAAGACGATGTCTTCATACTTGACGTCCGCACCCCTGCAGAGTTCAACTCCTCACATATTGAAGGGGCAACCCTGATTCCTGTTACGAATTCCGGAGGGTCAAATTTGAGCCCTGATCAACTGCTTGAGGCCCGAATAAACGAAGTCCCGAAAGACAAAAAAATACTCGTTTACTGCAGGACAGGGCACAGAAGCGTTACCGCAAGCAAAATCCTGGTAGCTGCAGGATATTCCGATGCCTACAATATGGAGGGTGGGATCACCGCCTGGACAGGTGCAGGGTATCCTGTTGTAAGTTAA
- a CDS encoding NAD(P)-binding protein, whose amino-acid sequence MEKEVNIPGGGISGLGCSIILHKNGYDVNVFEKKNDSGKRFHNDWQGLENRSEKVDVQKQVESYGVDLSFDYEPVSELTIHDSNKAKTITGKNACYLVRRKSSTGCLDTSSRKQAEELGVNIHMGFRTWGRSDCKSKCKTARCL is encoded by the coding sequence ATGGAAAAAGAAGTAAATATCCCGGGTGGAGGAATAAGTGGTCTGGGATGTTCGATAATTCTTCACAAAAATGGATACGATGTTAACGTTTTTGAAAAAAAGAATGATTCCGGCAAAAGGTTTCATAATGACTGGCAGGGCCTGGAAAACCGGTCTGAAAAAGTCGATGTCCAGAAACAGGTAGAATCATACGGGGTTGACCTTTCTTTTGATTACGAACCGGTATCCGAATTAACCATTCATGATTCCAACAAGGCAAAAACCATCACAGGAAAAAATGCCTGTTACCTGGTAAGAAGGAAAAGCAGCACAGGCTGCCTGGACACCAGCTCACGCAAGCAGGCTGAGGAACTGGGCGTAAATATCCATATGGGGTTCCGTACCTGGGGAAGGAGTGACTGTAAAAGTAAATGCAAAACGGCGCGATGCTTGTAG
- a CDS encoding Maf family nucleotide pyrophosphatase produces the protein MRRIILASSSPRRKELLKQLIGDNFVVYPSSYDEPSQPGLDPEELLLKHSVEKARDVVKHFDSGIVISADTSVLYDGEVLGKPGTPENAEKMLKKLSGKKFRVVTGLTVLDLDSRKEISEFESTNVWLAELSKEQISAYVRTGEPLDKAGAFAAQGKGAVLVEKVEGDFFNAVGLPLFRLEKILERLGVSVFDESFS, from the coding sequence ATGCGCAGGATAATTCTTGCTTCTTCATCCCCAAGGCGAAAAGAACTGCTTAAACAGCTGATAGGAGACAATTTTGTTGTTTACCCGAGTTCCTATGATGAACCTTCTCAGCCGGGGCTGGACCCTGAAGAGTTGCTTTTGAAGCACTCTGTTGAGAAAGCCAGGGATGTGGTAAAACATTTTGATTCCGGGATTGTGATCTCTGCCGATACCTCGGTGCTCTATGACGGGGAAGTTCTGGGAAAGCCCGGCACTCCTGAAAATGCTGAAAAAATGCTGAAAAAACTGAGCGGGAAAAAGTTCAGGGTCGTAACCGGGCTTACCGTTCTGGACCTTGACAGCAGGAAGGAAATCAGCGAATTCGAATCAACAAATGTCTGGCTGGCTGAATTAAGCAAAGAGCAGATTTCAGCCTATGTCAGGACAGGAGAGCCTCTGGATAAAGCCGGGGCTTTTGCGGCTCAGGGAAAAGGAGCGGTGCTGGTGGAAAAAGTAGAGGGGGATTTTTTTAATGCTGTCGGGCTTCCTCTTTTTCGGCTGGAAAAAATTCTTGAAAGGCTTGGAGTTTCGGTATTTGATGAAAGCTTTTCCTGA
- the cysS gene encoding cysteine--tRNA ligase: MLQVYNTLTREKEIFKPVKEGEVSIYACGPTVYNMPHIGNYRTFLMTDNIVRTLEYLGYRVKLVMNITDIDDKTIRDSKAAGMSLKAFTDKYTAEFFKGLDMLNIKRAFAYPRATENVDGMIELSRKLIEKGLAYEKEGSVYYRISGFPEYGKLSRLNFDNILIGASVDVDEYDKDNPRDFALLKASTPEEIERRIYYDSPWGKIRPGWHIECSVMAMNSFGPTFDIHTGGVDLIFPHHENEIAQSEGATGKPFVCTWIHGEHLIVEGEKMSKSKGNVFTLPEIVEKYGGEVVRFMFLSVHYRKKLDYSEAFAENAKNNYLRLKETLDNLEFAMKGADDKSYHGDPETLGILPDLEAQFRHALEDDFNTPKALTVFRELSRAANLYLEAGKNRKVLEKVYALYRQFSDVLGLFVPAGKEEIPKEVVRLVEEREAARKKKDWGTSDALREKIRALGYVIQDKKEGPNVKKAEES, from the coding sequence ATGCTGCAAGTTTACAATACCCTGACACGAGAAAAGGAGATATTCAAACCTGTAAAGGAAGGTGAGGTTTCAATTTATGCCTGCGGGCCCACGGTCTACAATATGCCTCACATAGGAAACTACCGGACCTTTTTGATGACGGACAATATCGTGAGGACTCTCGAATACCTCGGGTACAGGGTAAAACTCGTGATGAACATTACGGACATCGATGACAAAACTATCAGGGATTCAAAAGCAGCCGGGATGTCTCTTAAGGCCTTTACGGACAAATACACGGCCGAATTCTTCAAAGGCCTTGACATGCTGAACATTAAGCGGGCTTTTGCGTATCCCAGGGCTACGGAAAACGTTGACGGCATGATAGAACTTTCACGGAAACTGATCGAAAAGGGGCTGGCTTATGAAAAAGAAGGTTCCGTCTATTACAGGATTTCAGGTTTTCCGGAATACGGCAAGCTTTCCAGGCTCAATTTTGACAACATCCTGATCGGCGCGTCTGTGGACGTGGACGAGTATGATAAGGACAATCCGAGAGACTTTGCCCTCCTGAAAGCCTCAACGCCTGAGGAAATCGAAAGGAGAATCTATTATGACAGCCCCTGGGGAAAAATCCGTCCTGGCTGGCATATCGAATGCTCGGTAATGGCAATGAACAGTTTCGGGCCTACCTTTGACATCCATACAGGAGGTGTGGACCTTATCTTCCCTCACCATGAAAACGAGATCGCCCAGTCCGAAGGCGCAACCGGAAAGCCCTTCGTATGCACCTGGATTCATGGGGAGCACCTTATAGTCGAAGGGGAGAAGATGAGCAAGTCCAAAGGAAATGTTTTCACCCTTCCCGAGATCGTTGAAAAGTACGGGGGTGAAGTTGTCCGTTTCATGTTCCTGTCCGTGCACTACCGGAAAAAGCTGGACTATTCCGAAGCCTTTGCAGAAAACGCAAAAAACAATTATCTGAGGCTTAAAGAGACGCTTGATAACCTTGAATTTGCCATGAAGGGGGCAGACGATAAATCGTATCACGGAGACCCAGAAACCCTTGGAATCCTTCCTGACCTTGAGGCCCAGTTCAGGCATGCCCTTGAAGACGACTTCAATACCCCCAAAGCCCTGACCGTTTTCAGGGAACTTTCGCGCGCAGCTAACTTATACCTTGAAGCCGGAAAAAACAGGAAAGTCCTGGAAAAAGTTTATGCCCTTTACAGGCAGTTTTCGGATGTTCTGGGCCTTTTTGTACCGGCAGGCAAAGAGGAAATCCCGAAAGAAGTTGTCAGGCTTGTGGAGGAACGTGAGGCTGCACGGAAAAAGAAGGATTGGGGAACTTCCGATGCCCTCAGAGAGAAAATAAGGGCACTTGGTTATGTCATACAGGACAAAAAAGAAGGGCCGAATGTAAAGAAAGCCGAAGAGAGTTAA
- a CDS encoding winged helix-turn-helix domain-containing protein — MKDSDRKKEKIPESPAAPEDPEMAEIKAIREKLCDMHSDIKKVMEYSNRLRFETALECSRQEYSNAILSHLYEDIETGLEKNMVKKCPEKENCRSTFSDLLQRNAGLIKQGRVNEGLVSENREKLQGMRSGAPYSKCEKCFSEVSTLFTKQVNLMRSMRIYTNNQEQKPDISALEPGILMREILEPVSNPQRLEILRAVAFETKNFSAFSEITGLRGGNLLFHLQKLMDSGLILQQHERGDYMITEKGFKILQSLNELYSSLQRSPLQTPAGKKTGEKEEIRI; from the coding sequence ATGAAAGATAGCGACAGGAAAAAAGAAAAAATCCCTGAAAGCCCTGCAGCCCCGGAAGACCCGGAAATGGCGGAAATAAAGGCTATCAGGGAAAAGCTTTGCGATATGCACAGCGATATCAAAAAAGTAATGGAATACTCAAACAGGCTGCGCTTTGAAACGGCTCTGGAATGCTCAAGACAGGAATACTCAAACGCGATTCTCTCCCACCTTTATGAGGATATCGAAACAGGGCTTGAAAAAAATATGGTGAAGAAATGCCCTGAAAAAGAAAACTGCAGGTCTACCTTTTCAGACCTTCTTCAGAGGAATGCCGGGCTTATTAAACAGGGTAGGGTGAATGAGGGCCTTGTGTCGGAGAACAGGGAAAAACTCCAGGGAATGAGATCTGGAGCCCCTTACAGCAAGTGTGAAAAGTGCTTTTCCGAGGTATCCACCCTTTTTACAAAACAGGTTAATCTTATGCGCTCGATGAGGATTTATACCAATAACCAGGAACAGAAGCCTGATATTTCAGCCCTTGAGCCCGGCATCCTCATGAGAGAAATCCTCGAACCGGTATCCAATCCCCAGCGCCTGGAGATCCTGAGAGCTGTGGCCTTTGAGACTAAAAATTTCTCAGCCTTTTCCGAGATCACAGGTCTCAGAGGCGGAAACCTGCTCTTCCACCTGCAGAAGCTTATGGACAGCGGGCTTATCCTGCAGCAGCACGAAAGAGGGGATTATATGATTACGGAAAAGGGGTTCAAGATTCTGCAGAGCTTGAATGAATTATATTCCTCCCTCCAGCGCTCCCCGCTGCAGACCCCTGCCGGCAAAAAAACAGGAGAAAAAGAAGAAATTCGAATTTGA
- a CDS encoding S16 family serine protease, translating into MKSKLLALILVLSFVANAYFIFFSQAPVEGEQVQEMQERINSLEKENGRLETQANQNNQSLQSYASQLDFYRERVFELENNLQACPAGMEGFATLQAPAVFQNVELEKSGPFVREVVSEEGTLLNISTETRSGKGRVLVQTTPLMGVVFQDAANTAVFVAQQETGVSLSGSDVIFSIASDQEIPGVDGSSAGALMTLLTISAINGTELNDSITLTGTIDDEGNVGKIGGVFEKATAAEAGGKTLFLLPRENSELVTYKLVSRKIGGIDVVQRVPETVDAEEYIEENVGINVEYVDTIEDVLEYEA; encoded by the coding sequence ATGAAATCCAAGCTTCTTGCCCTAATCCTTGTCCTTTCGTTTGTAGCGAATGCTTACTTTATCTTTTTCTCTCAAGCCCCGGTTGAGGGGGAGCAGGTCCAGGAAATGCAGGAACGTATAAATTCCCTTGAAAAGGAAAATGGGAGACTTGAAACTCAAGCAAATCAGAATAACCAGTCTCTTCAGTCCTATGCTTCCCAGCTAGACTTCTATCGAGAGAGAGTTTTCGAACTCGAAAACAACCTTCAAGCATGCCCTGCAGGTATGGAAGGTTTTGCTACTCTGCAGGCTCCTGCCGTTTTCCAGAATGTTGAACTGGAAAAGTCAGGGCCTTTTGTCCGGGAAGTGGTCTCCGAAGAGGGGACCCTTCTCAATATCTCGACTGAAACAAGATCCGGAAAAGGCCGGGTTCTTGTCCAGACCACCCCTCTTATGGGAGTGGTTTTTCAGGACGCTGCAAATACTGCGGTTTTCGTGGCTCAGCAGGAGACCGGAGTTTCTCTCTCAGGCAGCGATGTTATTTTCAGCATTGCCTCTGATCAGGAGATCCCGGGCGTTGATGGCTCGAGTGCAGGGGCTCTCATGACCCTTCTTACAATTTCCGCAATCAACGGTACCGAACTTAATGACAGCATCACCCTTACCGGCACCATTGACGATGAAGGGAACGTCGGAAAAATAGGCGGGGTATTTGAAAAAGCTACGGCAGCAGAAGCCGGAGGAAAAACTCTCTTCCTTCTGCCCAGAGAAAACAGTGAGCTTGTCACTTATAAACTTGTAAGCCGAAAAATCGGAGGCATTGATGTCGTTCAGAGAGTCCCGGAAACTGTGGACGCAGAGGAATATATCGAGGAAAATGTCGGGATAAACGTCGAGTACGTGGACACGATTGAGGACGTGCTGGAGTATGAGGCATGA
- a CDS encoding M20 family peptidase: MVTEREFDSLQMKNIAVVEVPMDADVAAKRLSKAITFTTVSNQDRSDFDEKAFNDFHQYLVDAYPLVHKTLKREILGDPRKFSLLYTWSGKNPSLPPIVLMGHQDVVPVVPGTEQQWEHDAFSGDIADGYIWGRGSLDDKIMILAIMEAVEMHLKQGFRPTRTIYLVFGQDEEVTGPEGVKQIVKELKSRGINEVALVLDEGLPLTTGLFPGIAAPIALIGTAEKGYTTLQLKVAGPGGHSAMPPNNSNIGILAQAVTKLEANQFPYRITQPVRDQMRFLGPELPEKFHEVLADIAFGNETEMAETTEQERALEYTENPTVGWQARNTSEDQFIKYMLTGPQTTAMLHTTTAVTIVNGGVKENVLPPIATAVVNFRILQGETVQSVLEQVRKIVNDNRVEVTELSDSIDPSPVSDPCGKEYRAIEKSIRQTWGTPDLVVSPYLVIGGADAKYFAASIARNVYRFTAVRVESAADAARWHGVNERVLVKEFAKSIGFFHQLITNVEEL, encoded by the coding sequence ATGGTTACAGAGAGAGAATTTGATTCGCTGCAGATGAAAAATATCGCTGTGGTGGAGGTGCCGATGGATGCGGATGTAGCAGCCAAGCGGCTTTCCAAAGCCATCACCTTCACTACCGTCTCCAACCAGGATCGCAGTGATTTTGATGAGAAAGCGTTCAATGATTTTCATCAATACCTGGTGGACGCTTATCCGCTTGTCCACAAAACCCTGAAACGGGAGATACTTGGTGATCCCCGTAAGTTCAGCCTGCTTTACACCTGGAGTGGCAAGAATCCGTCCCTGCCGCCAATAGTGTTGATGGGTCATCAGGATGTGGTGCCGGTGGTTCCTGGCACCGAACAGCAGTGGGAGCATGACGCCTTTTCAGGAGATATTGCTGATGGCTATATCTGGGGCCGTGGATCGCTCGATGACAAGATCATGATCCTTGCCATCATGGAAGCCGTCGAGATGCACCTCAAACAGGGCTTCCGGCCGACCCGCACAATCTATCTGGTCTTCGGACAGGACGAGGAGGTGACGGGCCCCGAAGGCGTGAAGCAGATTGTGAAAGAGCTGAAATCGCGAGGTATCAATGAGGTCGCATTGGTCCTGGATGAGGGCCTGCCACTGACTACCGGCCTGTTTCCCGGTATCGCCGCTCCAATCGCCCTGATCGGCACAGCGGAAAAGGGTTACACTACTCTGCAGTTGAAGGTAGCAGGCCCCGGTGGGCACTCGGCCATGCCGCCAAATAACTCCAACATCGGCATTCTGGCCCAGGCTGTCACCAAACTCGAGGCCAATCAATTCCCTTACCGGATCACACAGCCCGTGAGGGACCAGATGCGTTTCCTGGGACCGGAACTCCCAGAGAAGTTCCACGAGGTTCTGGCAGATATTGCTTTTGGCAACGAGACCGAAATGGCAGAGACTACAGAACAAGAACGTGCCCTGGAGTATACGGAAAACCCCACAGTGGGGTGGCAAGCCCGGAACACTAGCGAGGATCAGTTCATCAAATACATGCTCACCGGCCCTCAAACCACGGCGATGCTCCATACCACCACGGCGGTCACGATTGTCAATGGCGGTGTCAAAGAAAACGTCTTGCCGCCCATCGCCACTGCAGTGGTGAATTTCCGGATTTTACAGGGTGAAACCGTGCAGTCAGTTTTGGAGCAGGTGAGGAAGATAGTAAACGACAACCGGGTGGAGGTAACGGAACTTTCGGACTCTATCGATCCGTCCCCGGTGTCGGACCCCTGTGGCAAGGAGTACAGGGCGATTGAGAAGTCGATCCGCCAGACATGGGGTACTCCCGATCTTGTCGTGTCTCCGTATCTCGTCATCGGCGGAGCTGATGCCAAGTACTTCGCTGCCTCTATCGCCAGGAACGTGTACCGCTTCACCGCCGTGCGTGTCGAATCAGCGGCAGATGCCGCACGCTGGCACGGCGTCAACGAGCGGGTGCTTGTCAAAGAGTTTGCCAAATCTATCGGCTTTTTCCACCAGTTAATCACTAATGTCGAAGAGCTTTGA